A portion of the Halalkalicoccus tibetensis genome contains these proteins:
- the gvpJ gene encoding gas vesicle protein GvpJ, translating to MGSVRPSTAGLAEVLDRVLDRGVVVDLWTRVALVGIETVTVEARIVVGSADTFLHYAREISGNEAAE from the coding sequence CGAGCACGGCAGGTCTCGCCGAGGTGCTGGATCGCGTCCTGGACAGGGGTGTCGTCGTCGACCTCTGGACCCGGGTCGCGTTGGTGGGGATAGAGACCGTGACGGTCGAGGCTCGCATCGTGGTCGGCTCGGCCGACACCTTCCTGCATTACGCTCGGGAGATCTCGGGGAACGAGGCCGCGGAGTGA